One region of Theileria equi strain WA chromosome 4 map unlocalized gcontig_1105316255039, whole genome shotgun sequence genomic DNA includes:
- a CDS encoding conserved hypothetical protein (encoded by transcript BEWA_051930A), with amino-acid sequence MIYTSDKSIGLKEETPLSDCKDVDTKSLSDIHLMLTASDGRKDVNSTSSFHINCKNPLDYRSKSKTSTLDLRGNGLFVKDHDLCFKNDSLLRNVSTDIGSVRSRLYDDNEFRDYARATINEINNRDLRSNDGRNLSRLINVVKSEDTLTERKGGLTWIRTGDDSQLPYIENTWLKHMIRMLQSDKQALVSFFRNLEKCLYDAVVFLYNEGIKPYLGDVANQMKRSIADNFWSAAEVAYVSLHCRDVVELRIELRVKGEMGWVVYLLKDPPNFKGFVDTHSTVDVYSPYHWRALNKFAVELMSVSSSENSPAFSGGRYAFAERLKEKVEAFRNMRLGEVVHLVQLAIYSGVFVYAQRILLPVAACEKTAEELFPKPKKIRHPICSSMDEVLRIVSLLVDNRRNGLVLAQLKQQFMLQYNRELNPLSFGFRKLQNLLLSDAFSAYYNLFVPIDSPHRTHIQHKKYPIPPGCRIFKQSKLAFDPTKFSSPLDDWYDEPCVNFSVDSFPSNLKYTLSVVLDDSTQDCPHNNGITCDA; translated from the coding sequence atgatatataCTTCCGATAAAAGCATTGGTCTCAAAGAAGAGACCCCTTTATCGGATTGTAAAGATGTTGACACAAAAAGCTTATCAGATATTCATCTGATGCTTACTGCTTCAGACGGTCGTAAGGATGTTAACTCTACATCCTCCTTTCATATAAACTGTAAGAATCCGTTGGATTATAGGTCAAAGTCTAAAACCTCAACTTTAGATTTAAGAGGTAATGGGCTATTTGTAAAGGATCACGATCTTTGTTTTAAGAATGACTCACTTTTACGCAATGTTTCGACGGATATAGGATCCGTACGTTCACGTCTTTATGACGATAACGAATTTAGAGATTACGCAAGGGCCACCATAAATGAAATCAACAATAGAGATTTACGGTCTAATGATGGAAGAAATTTATCTAGGTTGATCAATGTTGTAAAAAGTGAAGATACCCTTACAGAGAGAAAGGGTGGGCTTACATGGATTAGAACAGGCGATGACTCACAACTACCATATATAGAGAACACTTGGCTAAAACACATGATTAGAATGCTACAGTCAGATAAACAAGCATTAGTTAGTTTCTTTAGGAACTTGGAAAAATGCCTATATGATGCAGTTGTATTCTTGTACAATGAAGGTATAAAGCCATACTTGGGTGACGTTGCAAACCAAATGAAGAGGTCTATTGCAGACAACTTTTGGAGTGCAGCAGAGGTTGCATATGTATCTCTACACTGTCGTGATGTTGTCGAATTAAGAATTGAACTACGTGTGAAGGGTGAAATGGGTTGGGTTGTATATTTGCTAAAGGATCCTCCAAATTTCAAGGGGTTTGTAGACACACATAGTACAGTTGATGTTTATTCGCCATACCATTGGCGTGCTTTAAACAAATTTGCGGTTGAACTTATGTCTGTCTCATCCTCTGAGAATTCACCTGCCTTTAGCGGAGGGCGATATGCATTTGCAGAGAGGTTAAAGGAGAAAGTGGAAGCATTTAGAAATATGAGATTAGGTGAAGTTGTACACTTGGTACAACTTGCAATTTATAGTGGAGTTTTTGTGTACGCACAAAGAATACTGCTACCCGTTGCCGCATGTGAAAAGACAGCTGAAGAACTTTTTCCAAAACCAAAGAAAATACGTCACCCAATTTGTTCTTCTATGGATGAGGTATTAAGGATTGTCTCTCTTTTGGTTGATAATAGAAGAAATGGATTAGTTTTGGCACAGTTGAAACAACAATTTATGTTACAATATAATAGAGAATTAAATCCTCTATCTTTTGGGTTTAGGAAATTACAAAACCTCCTTTTGTCTGATGCGTTTAGTGCATATTATAACTTATTTGTTCCAATCGATAGTCCTCATAGGACGCATATTCAGCACAAGAAATATCCCATACCACCAGGTTGTAGGATTTTTAAGCAATCAAAACTGGCATTTGATCctacaaaattttcatcACCACTGGATGACTGGTATGATGAACCTTGTGTCAATTTTTCTGTGGATTCTTTCCCTTCAAATCTAAAGTACACGCTATCCGTTGTCCTAGACGATTCCACTCAGGACTGCCCACACAACAATGGCATTACGTGTGACGCTTGA
- a CDS encoding small GTP-binding protein domain containing protein (encoded by transcript BEWA_051940A), producing MKDLQRVVNNPVVYDRVRFSGPIVDIKRIKCIGGKGGDGALAFSKHGPHRLMGPGLPVGGSGGRGGSIYAAPITRADERCDLKSIPSIVRAQNGSNGLGGRTSGMTGEDIILRVPLGTLIYKFDPVGDLDNWRANCKNWKKKLIADINSTTYEKVLLALGGRGGSGNNMKTPYESESGKEPEENYYEIELKSIADIGLLGLPNVGKSTLLSSVTRANAKIAAYPFTTLSPYIGYIKYTDGASLSMADLPGIVECRLTQEFLRHVERTKALLYVIDACNPTYTPMENFMILRAQVEEYGSDLAQKPYAVVISKMDVASERSAKVTDDFYRQLRDSDIKCNVIPTSAKLGLGLSKLACELRTLVNLVGISIDSD from the exons ATGAAGGATCTGCAGAGAGTTGTAAATAACCCTGTAGTTTATGATAGAGTTAGATTTTCTGGACCGATTGTTGATATAAAACGCATAAAA TGTATCGGTGGTAAAGGAGGAGATGGAGCACTTGCGTTCTCAAAACATGGTCCACATCGACTTATGGGTCCGGGATTACCCGTTGGTGGTtcaggaggaagaggaggaagCATATATGCCGCACCAATAACAAGAGCTGACGAGCGCTGTGATCTCAAGTCAATTCCTAGCATTGTAAGAGCGCAAAACGGTTCCAATGGCCTA GGTGGAAGAACCAGCGGAATGACTGGAGAAGATATCATACTGCGGGTTCCACTGGGTACCCtaatttacaaatttgatCCAGTAGGGGATTTGGATAACTGGAGAGCCAATTGCAAAAACTGGAAAAAGAAACTCATAGCTGATATAAACTCTACA ACATATGAAAAGGTTCTTTTAGCCCTAGGAGGGAGAGGAGGTTCTGGAAACAACATGAA GACGCCTTATGAATCggaatctggaaaggaACCTGAAGAAAACTACTAT GAAATAGAGTTGAAATCAATCGCAGATATTGGCCTTTTGGGATTGCCTAATGTTGGTAAATCTACATTACTATCATCG GTAACTAGAGCGAATGCAAAAATTGCAGCCTATCCATTTACCACATTGTCCCCTTACATAGgatatataaaatacacTGATG GAGCATCACTATCAATGGCTGATTTGCCTGGAATAGTGGAGTGTAGGCTCACTCAAGAATTTCTCAGACACGTTGAAAGAACAAAAGCATTACTATATGTAATTGATGCTTGTAATCCTACCTACACTCCCATGGAAAACTTTATGATACTAAG AGCACAAGTAGAAGAATACGGATCTGATTTGGCCCAAAAACCGTATGCAGTTGTCATCTCAAAAATGGACGTCGCAAGTGAAAGGTCCGCCAAAGTAACAGATGATTTCTACAGGCAGCTAAGAGACTCCGATATCAAATGCAATGTAATACCG ACAAGTGCAAAATTGGGACTCGGCCTATCTA AACTCGCTTGCGAGTTGAGAACTCTTGTGAATTTAGTCGGAATTAGCATCGACAGCGACTGA
- a CDS encoding conserved hypothetical protein (encoded by transcript BEWA_051950A): protein MNTCSFLLSVILALLYISGCSVYSFRTFLRNPVSSAFITGQHYRNRLLRQGRVDVKLGDTDTDPEESNKYNNDKAKHSGDDERKISEELSELISRECEISKNNNSTVDLSKYDWFDDEPFDSSDEEFAREYWETRPPDMETIYKHLDPYGVRYFTPQNRNANRFLGRVYGVGKPIRDDGDDKFSNVYSAEEFMSKFPNSQAYGTPDNLNKKPKPTISQDHDAKFIRNEISEFDFGDEFDEDDESIVMEDELCRYFLRLPLIDWVDDEKEAYEMGMIRMKKSKNYSKQQRDKYTADFRSVFASTPCSSVGVFDIDTADSPETVVINPQKLYIKEYKHNDLLNDIDNYESKPYPSIVETIAKRDCNEPIFFIGEKDRHEYSKDNKTKFGVKDSNYARELEDPLVYVGIPKSFIKPDERDSKIVNNAVLLRRKYDETVGKVIGKIPIEDGYNTGIILIHNEADFLDQNIRYLADELSVISNSFIFVPRLPNDDMMFTLALNRLIKFVQLVYKVDRLGFVALGSHGHRIIDYIYNAMKETISDMHVPKDEGKDSDRISLSRLRDLISRQSIPILDDILEYIKNSSLRTSELAARKARDVNIVKPLSKILQAVALFDTGNIDFKKILDLSLPFLILQSNRSELFHSMLPLDDPEFTEKRKNYRHHPQLKGMDVFKFIKGEPPKSLQKMIDDGMKFVYLPNEYTLDRGIEQYLISSRHKGVDTLMRVYLNASCHYYMNKPSASKTERDATGHSISSCAGWLQDWLY from the coding sequence ATGAATACGTGTTCATTCCTTTTGTCTGTAATATTAGCacttttgtatatttcaGGATGTTCTGTATACTCTTTTCGGACGTTTTTAAGGAATCCTGTATCGTCAGCTTTTATCACTGGACAACATTATCGCAATAGGTTACTACGGCAGGGTCGAGTAGACGTTAAACTGGGCGATACTGACACGGATCCTGAAGAATCCAATAAATATAACAACGACAAAGCAAAACATAGTGGAGATGACGAAAGAAAAATATCTGAAGAACTGTCAGAGTTGATATCGCGAGAATGTGAAATTTCTAAGAACAACAATTCCACCGTGGATCTTTCAAAATATGATTGGTTTGATGACGAACCTTTCGATTCCTCAGATGAGGAATTTGCAAGGGAATACTGGGAGACACGACCCCCTGATATGGAAACAATTTACAAACACCTTGATCCCTACGGGGTTAGATATTTTACTCCACAAAATCGAAACGCCAATAGGTTTTTGGGAAGGGTTTATGGAGTTGGAAAACCAATCAGAGATGATGGAGACGATAAATTCAGTAATGTTTATTCTGCTGAGGAATTTATGTCAAAGTTCCCAAATTCACAAGCCTATGGGACACCAGATAACTTAAATAAAAAACCAAAACCTACTATATCACAAGACCATGATGCAAAATTTATCAGAAATGAAATCAGCGAATTTGATTTTGGAGATGAgtttgatgaagatgatgaaagtATTGTTATGGAAGATGAATTGTGTCGCTATTTCTTAAGATTACCATTGATAGATTGGGTAGACGATGAAAAAGAGGCATATGAAATGGGTATGATCCGCATGAAGAAATCTAAAAATTATTCTAAACAACAACGGGATAAATATACTGCTGATTTTAGGTCCGTTTTTGCTTCAACTCCATGCAGTTCTGTGGGCGTTTTTGACATTGATACTGCAGATTCCCCTGAAACTGTTGTTATTAATCCCCAAAAATTATATATTAAAGAATATAAGCATAACGACCTTTTAAATGACATTGATAATTATGAATCTAAACCATATCCTTCAATAGTAGAGACTATCGCAAAAAGAGATTGCAACGAACctatattttttatagGAGAAAAAGACAGACATGAATATTCTAAAGATAATAAAACCAAATTTGGGGTGAAAGATAGTAATTATGCTCGCGAACTCGAAGATCCTTTGGTATATGTAGGGATACCAAAGTCCTTTATAAAACCTGATGAAAGAGATTCTAAAATAGTGAACAATGCAGTCTTATTGAGAAGGAAGTACGATGAAACAGTTGGGAAGGTTATTGGAAAAATACCAATAGAGGATGGATACAATACTGGGATAATACTCATACACAATGAAGCAGACTTTTTGGATCAGAACATTAGATATTTAGCTGATGAACTCTCAGTAATATCGAatagttttatatttgtaCCAAGATTACCAAATGATGATATGATGTTCACTTTGGCATTAAATAGACTAATAAAATTTGTCCAGCTCGTTTATAAAGTTGACAGATTGGGTTTTGTAGCCTTGGGAAGTCATGGACACAGAATTATAGACTATATATATAATGCAATGAAAGAAACGATCTCCGATATGCATGTCCCAAAAGATGAGGGAAAAGATTCTGACAGAATATCTTTATCGAGGCTACGCGATTTGATAAGTAGGCAGTCTATACCAATTTTGGATGATATATTAGAGTATATTAAAAATTCCTCACTGAGAACAAGTGAATTGGCAGCCAGAAAGGCCAGAGATGTAAATATAGTTAAACCACTCTCAAAGATCTTGCAAGCAGTTGCTTTGTTTGATACTGGCAATATCgattttaaaaagattTTGGATTTATCGCTTCCATTCCTTATATTGCAATCAAACAGAAGTGAATTATTTCATAGCATGCTACCGTTAGACGACCCAGAATTCACTGAAAAAAGGAAAAACTACAGACACCATCCTCAGTTAAAGGGTATGGATGtatttaaatttatcaagGGAGAGCCTCCAAAGTCACTGCAGAAGATGATTGATGATGGAATGAAGTTTGTTTATCTCCCAAATGAATATACTCTTGATAGAGGAATAGAGCAATACCTCATATCTTCACGTCATAAAGGGGTTGACACACTGATGCGTGTTTATTTAAATGCTTCTTGTCATTACTATATGAACAAACCATCGGCAAGTAAAACAGAACGTGATGCTACAGGACACTCAATATCTTCTTGTGCAGGATGGCTTCAAGACTGGCTCTATTAG
- a CDS encoding cytosine deaminase, putative (encoded by transcript BEWA_051960A) encodes MAFSDSEVLYFMNKALDEAKIALDLNEVTVGCIIVCKSTREIVASSSNTTNLTHNSTWHCELDAINKLLSLNPDKDLSANNTENLHKFSSKYALFVTCEPCIMCTTALQIVGLTDVYYGCSNDKFGGCGSVLSLHKSNGDLPRINCRGGILADDAIKLLQTFYSRGNPNAPEPKRKRKIS; translated from the exons ATGGCCTTCTCTGATTCCGAAGTACTTTACTTCATGAACAAGGCTCTTGACGAG GCAAAAATCGCTTTAGATCTTAATGAAGTAACGGTTGGATGTATTATAGTTTGTAAAAGTACTCGGGAAATTGTAGCATCTTCGAGCAATACCACTAACTTGACGCACAAT TCTACGTGGCATTGTGAGTTAGATGCCATAAACAAGTTGCTTAGTCTGAATCCAGACAAGGACCTGTCCGCAAACAACACCGAGAATCTACATAAATTCTCATCAAAATACGCATTATTTGTAACATGTGAACCATGCATAATGTGTACTACTGCCCTGCAAATAGTAG GTTTGACCGATGTATACTATGGCTGCTCAAATGACAAGTTCGGGGGCTGTGGATCCGTTCTATCACTTCACAAAAG CAACGGAGATCTTCCGAGGATTAATTGCAGAGGAGGGATACTGGCAGATGATGCCAtaaaacttttgcagaCATTCTACTCCAGGGGTAATCCAAATG CACCGGAACCAAAACGTAAACGAAAAATCTCTTGA
- a CDS encoding conserved hypothetical protein (encoded by transcript BEWA_051970A), which yields MGKDNKNSNSSTDVKYYVESLYSLNDLQKLMSINTIAAFKESGLKCDPSVSYTRILFYLLLNSIGFYTTFFLHIESSKRLLEIAVFTYFSLLLVLTIFDKIVLKGAALRLLLKKTKILVSTAVNWKEGTFEIKYRQEGKNSQEKVHAIPLGDLFYTDGECDYVYFKKEIEALNHTLVSLDKTD from the exons ATGGGAAAGGATAATAAAAATTCAAACTCCTCAACGGATGTAAAGT ATTACGTGGAAAGTCTATATTCGCTCAATGATCTCCAAAAATTGATGTCTATCAACACAATCGCG GCCTTCAAAGAGTCTGGATTAAAGTGTGATCCCAGCGTGTCATACACCAGGATCTTGTTCTACTTGTTGCTAAATTCTATTGGTTTTTATACgacattcttcctccacatCGAATCTTCGAAGCGTTTGCTCGAAATAGCAGTT TTTACATACTTTTCGCTGCTGCTTGTCTTAACAATATTCGATAAAATTGTCCTCAAAGGGGCCGCCTTGAGGCTACTATTAAAG AAGACAAAGATCCTGGTCAGTACTGCGGTCAATTGGAAAGAGGGAACTTTTGAAATTA AATATCGtcaagaaggaaaaaattCTCAAGAAAAGGTGCATGCGATACCACTAGGTGATCTATTCTATACTGATGGAGAATGCGATTATGTGTACTTTAAAAAGGAAATAGAAGCTTTGAATCATACACTTGTTTCACTTGATAAAACTGATTAA
- a CDS encoding conserved hypothetical protein (encoded by transcript BEWA_051980A), with amino-acid sequence MGTIPCLPSRKREEIKFRSQMIELKGQRDELESYKSTLNARIACLTTLSVQYAKENDRKHALFTLRKRALIQRQVAIMDEFLIKILTVISDTETAMVQLNVLKHIEIGAKLIKAISSEIKNKDYDSLMEIESECMDNIANAMGMYTSKYCKVGDDDLLKELDTLTSPENVTEIHIPVEAVTPFSHAKDNGSKNTELEVNRNTVLENLKEPVVI; translated from the exons ATGGGTACTATACCATGTCTTCCTTCGCGTAAAAGGGAGGAAATCAAATTTAGATCACAGATGATTGAATTAAAAGGTCAACGAG ATGAATTAGAGAGTTACAAAAGTACTTTAAACGCCAGAATAGCGTGTTTGACGACACTATCAGTTCAATATGCTAAGGAAAATGATCGGAAACACGCTCTCTTTACTCTTCGGAAAAGAGCATTAATACAGAGGCAAGTTGCAATTATGGATGAGTTTTTGATTAAAATACTAACTGTAATCTCTGACACAGAAACTGCCATG GTTCAGTTGAATGTGCTTAAACACATTGAAATAGGCGCAAAACTGATCAAAGCTATTTCTAGTGAGATAAAAAACAAGGACTATGACTCACTGATGGAGATTGAGTCAGAATGTATGGATAATATCGCAAATGCAATGGGAATGTATACCTCGAAATATTGCAAGGTTGGTGATGATGATTTGCTTAAGGAGTTGGATACGCTTACATCACCAGAAAATGTCACAGAAATACATATTCCAGTGGAAGCAGTTACACCTTTTAGTCATGCAAAAGATAACGGATCAAAAAATACAGAATTAGAAGTTAATAGGAATACAGTTTTAGAAAATTTAAAAGAACCAGTAGTAATATAA